GGTTCGGTAGGGTTTTGCGCAAGCACATGAGAATCTCCCGAGCGCGTGCGACACGAGGTACCCCTGAAGCCGCGTGCGCAGGTGACGCAGTTGGACAGGGCAGGCAGACATGAGCGGGCCGAAACCCCCGGGATGGGAACCCGACGAATCCGATTCGGCCAGTGAGCTCACCCACGAACCGAATTCCGACGGCGAGCCCGACGACGAATTAGACGAGCGCGACGAATTGCCTGGCCGTCACGAACTCGAGCCCTTCAGCGACAGCGGCGCAATACCGGCGGCGGGGCAGACCGGCCAGACGGACGCATATTCGCGTGCCTACTCCGCACCGGAGTCCGAGCATTTCATCAGCGGCCCGTATGTGCCGGCCGATCTGGGGCTGTACGACTACGAGGATTACGACGACGCAGCCGACGAGGATGACGAAGCCGGCGCCCCGCGCTGGCCGTGGGTGGTCGGCGTCGCCGCCATCGTGGCCGCGATCGCGCTCGTGATTTCGGTGTCGCTACTGTTTGCGCGCACCGACACCAGCCAACTCGCCAATCCGGGCACCACCGCGTCCTCCACCCCGCCGGTGCAGGACGAGATCACCACGACCAAGCCGCCGCCGCCGACCACCACCGAAGCGCCGCCGCCACCGCCCCCGACAGCTACGGAGACCCAGACCGTGACGGTGACCCCACCGCCCCCGCCTCCTCCGCCGCCGCCACCCGCGCCGTCCACCGCACCGCCGCCGGCCACGACGTCGGCCACCGCGGCCCCGCCTCCGGCGCCACCGCCATCGACGACGCCGGCCGGTCCACGGCAGGTCACCTATTCGGTGACCGGGACCAAGGCACCGGGTGACATCATCTCGGTGACCTACGTCGACGCCTCCGGCCGCTCACGCACCCAGCACAACGTCTACATCCCGTGGTCGATGACGGTCACACCGATCTCGCAATCCGACGTCGGCTCCGTGCAGGCGTCCAGCCTCTTCCGGGTTAGCCGGCTCAATTGCTCGATCACCACCAGTGACGGAACGGTGCTGTCGTCGAACAATGCTGACCAACCCCAGACGAGCTGCTGATGGTCAGCAGATACTCCGCGTATCGACGCGGATCCGACACCGTTCCGCCGGATGTCATCGATCGACTCTTGCTGGGGTCGTGCGCCGCGATCTGGCTGCTGTTGCTGGGTGTCAGCGTGGCCGCCGCGGTCGCGCTGGCCGACCTCGGCGGTGGCCTGCACAGCGCGGCCCGCAATCCGCACAGCACGCCCTGGGTGTTGTACACCGTCATCATCGTGTCCGCGTTGATCATCGCCGGGGCCATCCCGGTGCTGCTGCGGGCCCGCCGGATGACCAAGGCCGAACCGCCGATCGTTCGGTCGACGGCACTGCAGGGACGGCCGCCGAGCCGGCCGGCCGGCACGCGCACCGTGGTGGAACGGGTGCGCCCGCAGCGCACACCGATCGCCGGCGCGAACGGGGAGTGGTCCGGGGAGGCCGTGGACCGGATCTGGTTGCGCGGCACCGTCGTGCTGACCGGCACGATGGGCATCGCACTCATTGCCGTCGCCGCGGCGACGTACTCGATGGCCGTCGGGCAGGACGGCCCGTCCTGGGTCGGCTACGGGGTGGCCGCGGCCTTCACCGCGGCGATGCCCGCAGTCGAATGGCTCTATGTTCGGCAGCTACGCCGCGAAGTCGCGGCAACCTAGTCGTCGGGTGTCACGAAGCTTTGGCGTACCGGCGGACCAACTCGCCGTCCCGGAACGTGCTGGTGTGCTGCAGGCCCCCGTCGTCCCGGCAGAAAAACGTCCACTGCCGCGGACCGGTGTGCGGTGAGCCGATCATCTTGACCGTGTAGCGCTGACCGGTGGGGCGAATCGTCCCGATGACGTCACCCACTCGAATCTGCGACGGATGAATCTCGGGTGCGTCGTTCCAGTCTTGAATTGCCATAAGACAGCCATCCCCACTTTCGGGCCGCGTCACGCAGTCATATTCGGGAATCGCCTACCTGTGGCGTAGCGTCAAGCGTGAGTTGGCCTCGTTGTCAGCGGTGGTACAACCGCATCGGCGCCCCGCTCCGCCGCCCCCGACTTTGAGGGCGATGTCGACGGTGAAGGGATCGCCCATGAAGTGTATGACACTCAGCAGCGCAAGCCGACATCCGCGATGAGCCGTCCCCTCGCCACCCGAGGCCGAGCGAAACCCGTCCGGTTATCGGTGGCTCGTGAGCTCGGCCGCGTCATCGACGGCGCGTGGTGGCCGCGCGCTGACCGCATGAGCATTGAGTTGCCCGACCTGGTCGCCATGTTGACGCCGATGCTGGGCGACATCACGTCGATCAACGTCAATTGGCAACCGCTGCAACGACCACCGGACTTCAATTGGCCGGGATGGGACCAGAAGCGCCACCACATCATCACCATCAGCGGCGGCGACCGTCAAGCCAACCTGCTGGTCATCCCGTATGGGACCTACAACGCGCTGGCGCTCATGGTGTTGCGCTGCGCAGCTGACCTCTCGGTTTGTCCCGCCGACCGGGAGAAGCCCGTCTTCGTGACCGCGGGATCGATCCTGCGCGCCGCCCAAGAGCAGCGCGCCGCCGACTGACGCTGGCCGCGGCGGCTAGTGTTCGCCGTTGGTGGAGCCGTTGGTGGAGCCGTTGGTTTCTTGGCGTTCCCGCAGCGCGGTCAGCGCGCGTTGCTCCGAGGCGTGGGCCGCCTCGCGCAACGCCGCATCCTCGGACACCGGGTCGGCGAACAAGAAGCTGCCGCTGCCCGGCGTACCGCCCGAGCCCAGCTTGTTCATCTTGTTGGGAATCGCCGCGCCCGCGTATTCCAGCGGAATCGGGTGGCCGTGGTCGTCGACCGGGCCGAGCGGCTGGTGCAGCTCGATGTAGGCACCGTGCGGCAGCCGCTTGATGATGCCGGTCTCGACGCCGTGCTCAAGTAGCGCCCGGTCGCTGCGCTGCAGCCCGATGCACCAGCGGTAGCTGATGAAGAAGACGAACGGCGGCAGGATCACCATGCCGATACGCCCGATCCACGTCGTCGCGTTCAGCGAGATATGGAACGTGTAGGCGATGATGTCGTTCATCGCGCACAGCGTCAGGAGCATGTAGAAGGCGATCGCCATCGCGCCGATCGAGGTCCGCACCGGCACGTCGCGCGGCCGCTGCAGCAGGTTGTGGTGGGCCCTGTCGCCGCTGAACCGCTTCTCCAGGAACGGGTAGACGATCAACAGGCCGAAAACGGCACCCATCAGCAGCGCGACCCAGACCACGGCCGGAATGGTGTGGTGCCAGAAGTAGAACTCCCACGGCGGCCAGATACGCGCCAGGCCTTCCGTCCACATCATGTAGAAGTCGGGCTGCGAGCCGGCCGACACCTGAGATGGCTTGTAGGGGCCCAGGTTCCAGATCGGGTTGATCTGCAGCAGGCCGCCCATCAGACCCAGCACACCGACGATGGCCGCGAAGAACGCGCCGGACTTGACCGCGAACACCGGCATGACGCGCACGCCGACGACGTTGTGCTCGGTGCGTCCGGGGCCGGGGAACTGGGTGTGCTTTTGGAACCACACCATGGCCAGGTGCAACCCGATCAGCGCCAGGATGATGCCCGGGATCAGCAGGATGTGCAGGGCGTACATCCGGGGGATCAGGATGGTGCCCGGGAAGTCACCGCCGAAAAGTGCCCAGTGCAGCCAGGTTCCGATCACCGGCATGCCCAGTGTGATCGACGAGAGCGCGGCCCGCAGACCGATACCGGAGAGCAGGTCGTCGGGCAGTGAGTAGCCGAAGTAGCCCTCGAACATCGACAGGATCAGCAGCAGCGAGCCGATCACCCAGTTGGCCTCGCGGGGCCGGCGGAACGCGCCGGTGAAGAAGATGCGCGCCAGGTGCACCATGATCGACGCCGAGAACATCAGCGCGGCCCAGTGGTGGATCTGGCGGACGAACAGGCCGCCGCGGACCTCGAAGGAGATGTCGAGGGCGGACTGGTAGGCCCGCGACATCTCGACGCCGCGCAGCGGCTGGTACACGCCGTTGTAGGTGACGTCCACCATCGACGGGTCGAAGAACAGCGTCAGGTACACGCCGGTGATCAGCAGCACGAAGAAGCTGTACATCGCGATCTCACCGAGCAGGAACGACCAGTGCGTCGGGAAGACCTTGTTGAGCTGCCGGCGGACCGCGGCCGACGGGTGATACCGGGTGTCGATGTCCTCGCCCTGGCGGGCCAGGACATCGCCGATCTTCGGGGGACTCAGTTTTGGACTCATGTCGTCGTCCTCTCCCAGAATGCAGGACCGACGGGCTCGATGAAGTCACCGTTGGCAACCAGATACCCGTTGGAGTCGATGGTGATCGGCAGTTGCGCCAACGCGCGGGCCGCCGGGCCGAAGATCGGCTTGGCGAAATGCAAAGCGTCGAACTGCGATTGGTGGCAGGGGCACAGGATTCGGTAGGACTGCTGCTCGTACAGCGACGACGGGCAGCCCAGGTGCGAGCAGACCTTGGTGAACGCGAAGAACTCGCCGAAGTTGAAGCTTTCCTGGTTCTGACGCTTGACCACCCGCGGCATGTCGGTGGGCCGGATCCGGATGAGCATCACGGGATTACGGACACCCATCTTGATGCCGATCAGCTTTTCGTGCGATTCCACCGTGGTGCCGTCGCCGTCGGACTCGCGCCACGGGAACACGGTCTCCATGCCGCCGGCGGCCATGTCCTCGGGACGCATCTTGACGAACGGAGCACCGTCGGTGGCGCCGGTGGCACGCGCCAGGAAGATCGTCTCGCCGTGGTAGCGCGGGGTCCAGCCCGACGTCCACAGCACCGCTTTCATGCCGTCGGCGGTGGGCACGACCGGCTTCCACGGGTTCTTGATCAGACCGCCGGCAAACGCCACCAGGGTGCCAAGGCCGAACGCGCCCATGCCCAGGCCGAACGACGCTCCGATCAGCTTGCGGCGCCCGATCGTCGACGTCTCGTAGGCATCGGTCAGGTTCGCGACGACCGTCTTGCGGTCGATGTCGCGCGAGGCGCCGTCATGGCGGTCCTGGATCGAAATCTCTTCCGGGATAAAGCGTTTCTGGTACAGAATCGCGCCGATGGCGATCGACAGGACCGACATGCCGAAGGTGAAGCCGTACAGCGGCGTGGCCAGCGAGTAGAGGAAGTTGCCGGCCTGCCCGTCCGACTTGTACTCCCACGGCCAGAACAAGAAGATCAGCAGCAGGGCCAACCCGAACCCGCCGCCCAGCAAAAGCCACAGGGCCACGCCGCGCTCGGCACGTTTCTCGGCCTTGGTGCCCTCGACCGGCCAGCGCGGTTCCTTGAAGACGGTCTCGACGCCGTCGATCTTGCCGCCCAGCTCGAGCAGTTCCTGGTT
This window of the Mycobacterium sp. 050128 genome carries:
- a CDS encoding MmpS family transport accessory protein; translation: MSGPKPPGWEPDESDSASELTHEPNSDGEPDDELDERDELPGRHELEPFSDSGAIPAAGQTGQTDAYSRAYSAPESEHFISGPYVPADLGLYDYEDYDDAADEDDEAGAPRWPWVVGVAAIVAAIALVISVSLLFARTDTSQLANPGTTASSTPPVQDEITTTKPPPPTTTEAPPPPPPTATETQTVTVTPPPPPPPPPPPAPSTAPPPATTSATAAPPPAPPPSTTPAGPRQVTYSVTGTKAPGDIISVTYVDASGRSRTQHNVYIPWSMTVTPISQSDVGSVQASSLFRVSRLNCSITTSDGTVLSSNNADQPQTSC
- a CDS encoding DUF2561 family protein, which codes for MVSRYSAYRRGSDTVPPDVIDRLLLGSCAAIWLLLLGVSVAAAVALADLGGGLHSAARNPHSTPWVLYTVIIVSALIIAGAIPVLLRARRMTKAEPPIVRSTALQGRPPSRPAGTRTVVERVRPQRTPIAGANGEWSGEAVDRIWLRGTVVLTGTMGIALIAVAAATYSMAVGQDGPSWVGYGVAAAFTAAMPAVEWLYVRQLRREVAAT
- a CDS encoding DUF5994 family protein, which encodes MSRPLATRGRAKPVRLSVARELGRVIDGAWWPRADRMSIELPDLVAMLTPMLGDITSINVNWQPLQRPPDFNWPGWDQKRHHIITISGGDRQANLLVIPYGTYNALALMVLRCAADLSVCPADREKPVFVTAGSILRAAQEQRAAD
- the qcrB gene encoding cytochrome bc1 complex cytochrome b subunit gives rise to the protein MSPKLSPPKIGDVLARQGEDIDTRYHPSAAVRRQLNKVFPTHWSFLLGEIAMYSFFVLLITGVYLTLFFDPSMVDVTYNGVYQPLRGVEMSRAYQSALDISFEVRGGLFVRQIHHWAALMFSASIMVHLARIFFTGAFRRPREANWVIGSLLLILSMFEGYFGYSLPDDLLSGIGLRAALSSITLGMPVIGTWLHWALFGGDFPGTILIPRMYALHILLIPGIILALIGLHLAMVWFQKHTQFPGPGRTEHNVVGVRVMPVFAVKSGAFFAAIVGVLGLMGGLLQINPIWNLGPYKPSQVSAGSQPDFYMMWTEGLARIWPPWEFYFWHHTIPAVVWVALLMGAVFGLLIVYPFLEKRFSGDRAHHNLLQRPRDVPVRTSIGAMAIAFYMLLTLCAMNDIIAYTFHISLNATTWIGRIGMVILPPFVFFISYRWCIGLQRSDRALLEHGVETGIIKRLPHGAYIELHQPLGPVDDHGHPIPLEYAGAAIPNKMNKLGSGGTPGSGSFLFADPVSEDAALREAAHASEQRALTALRERQETNGSTNGSTNGEH
- the qcrA gene encoding cytochrome bc1 complex Rieske iron-sulfur subunit; this translates as MSSESTGVGKEPDQAALASMSNQELLELGGKIDGVETVFKEPRWPVEGTKAEKRAERGVALWLLLGGGFGLALLLIFLFWPWEYKSDGQAGNFLYSLATPLYGFTFGMSVLSIAIGAILYQKRFIPEEISIQDRHDGASRDIDRKTVVANLTDAYETSTIGRRKLIGASFGLGMGAFGLGTLVAFAGGLIKNPWKPVVPTADGMKAVLWTSGWTPRYHGETIFLARATGATDGAPFVKMRPEDMAAGGMETVFPWRESDGDGTTVESHEKLIGIKMGVRNPVMLIRIRPTDMPRVVKRQNQESFNFGEFFAFTKVCSHLGCPSSLYEQQSYRILCPCHQSQFDALHFAKPIFGPAARALAQLPITIDSNGYLVANGDFIEPVGPAFWERTTT